Part of the Canis aureus isolate CA01 chromosome 3, VMU_Caureus_v.1.0, whole genome shotgun sequence genome, GAAGCAGGTGGCTGGGCCTCCTCTCCTACCGCGGACACACAGGACAACACTCAGTGTCTCCTCAGTCCCTGTGAATGGAGCTCTGTCAGGCTGGCTGGAGACGTCCCAGCTGGCAGTGTGAATGGGAGACTGCGGATGGGGGGGGAGGCAGCTTCCTTCCTGGTCCCGGAGCCCGCTGTCCCTACAAGGGTGGGTGTGGGGTGAGGGCTAGAGCTCTGGGGGCCCTCAGCTGTAATGGGAGGCATCTGCCCCCGGGGAGTTCAGGGCGATGTTCTGTGCTGGGGTCAGGAAGAGGCTGTGGAGGGCAGTGCCTCACCTCAGCGTTGGCTCTGGGGGAAGCCTGGCAGGGCGGCAGTGTCCTCACAGCCAGGGGTGGACACTCACTAGGGGCTGGGCTCCTACCACCCCCAGGACTTCTCCTATGATGAGCCCAAAGTGGAGTTTGATGTGGATGCACCCAGCGGTGTGGTGATGGAGGGCTATCTCTTCAAGAGGGCCAGTAATGCCTTCAAGACATGGAACCGGTGAGGGAGGGGTATTTCCAGGGGGTCTGTGGGGCAGACATGGGGTTGGCTCTGCCTGACCCCCTCCTGGCCCATCCACCTGCCCAGGCGCTGGTTCTCCATCCAGAACAGCCAGCTGGTCTACCAGAAGAAGCTCAAGGTGCGCCTcagggctgctggggctgggTCTGTGactcctgggcccctcccctcctggaccctggggtggGCTGCTCTGTGGGGGGAGGTTGTACAGGGGTGAGGACACCCCTTGGGTGTCAGACAGTCTGTGTCTTTGAAGTAGAGTGATAAACAGGTGGCCAGTGCAGGACCAGGGCTGGGTGCTGAGCACAAGGCCCATGGTGCTACTGCCTGCAGGACGTGCTGACTGTGGTGGTGGATGACCTCCGTCTGTGCTCTGTGAAGCCATGTGAGGACATTGAGCGGAGGTTCTGCTTTGAGGTCGTGTCACCCACCAAGTGAGGAGGCCCaacccagggcaggggtggggagggagcccctGCCTGCCTGGCCTGATGGACCCCTTCCTCCAGGAGCTGCATGCTACAGGCCGACTCAGAGAAGCTGCGGCAGGCCTGGGTTCAAGCTGTGCAAGCCAGCATTGCCTCCGCCTACCGGGAGAGCCCAGACAGCTGCTACAGTGAGGTGTGGCCCTCTTAGTAccctgtgtgtgtgcgcatgtgtgtgcgAGATACCTGTGTGCTGCAGGGGGGTGGCCCCTATAGGCTGCATGCAAGCAGATGTGTACGATGTCAGCATGTGTCTGTATAGGCCGGTGTGCATATTGTGTACGTGTGAGTATGCACACACACGTGAGCACACAGCTTATGTTTTAGCTGTCCTAGCCTGTGCTGGCACCTCCAgctagggagggagagggggtccCCCTGGGGTGATGGAGGCTGGAGCTCCTGAGGGCTGAGTGGCCCCTTACACCATCCACAGAGGCTGGACCGCACAGCATCTCCATCCACGAGTAGCATCGACTCTGCTACAGACTCTCGGGAGCGCAGTGTCAAGGGCGAGAGTGTGCTGCAGCGTGTGCAGAATGTGGCTGGCAACAGCCAGTGTGGGGACTGTGGCCAGCTGGATCCCCGCTGGGCCAGCATCAACCTGGGTGTGCTGCTCTGCATTGAGTGCTCAGGCATTCACAGGTAGGCCCACTGGGTGGGCTGGGCAGGGGTGCTGGGGTCGAGCTGCTCCCTGACTCACCCCTACCTCCTCACTGTCCAGGAGCCTGGGTGTCCACTGCTCTAAGGTGCGGTCCCTGACTCTGGACTCGTGGGAGCCGGAGCTGCTGAAGGTATGTATGTATGAGGCCATCACAAGCTGCCACACTAGCAGGAGCCAGGTCTGCCAGCTTGGGGGATGTGGGGCACCCTGGAGCTGGAGCTGATGTTGGCACACCCTGTGTCCTGCTAGCTGATGTGTGAGCTTGGAAACAGCACCATGAACCAGATCTACGAGGCTCAGTGTGAGGGACCAGGTAGCAGGAAGCCTACAGCCAGCAGCCCcaggtgaggtggggaggggtagcCTAGACCAGGCCAGGGGAGCCCCCGCCCTTGAGTGCCACCTCATGTCCACTCCTGGTCCAGGCAAGACAAAGAGGCCTGGATCAAGGACAAGTATGTGGAAAAGAAGTTCCTGCGGAAGCCGCCCTCAGCACCAGCTCGTGAGGCCCCTCGGCACTGGCGGGTGCAGAAGTGCCAGCGCCACCACAGCTCCCCCCGAGCCCCCGCTGCCCGCCGCAAGGTCCGACTGGAGCCTGTCCTGCCCTCCGTGGCTGCTCTGTCTTCAGGTGCCAGGGGGGCTGCACCCTCAGCTCACATACCTGTGCAAGGGTGGGAGGTGGGCTGTAGCTGCCAAGCCTCAGGCCCTAGGAAGATCAGGGtagggcaggaggagggacacagagactccCAGCATGATTAGGCCTCAATTTCCCCACCTCCCTGCAGCAGGTGCTGGGGAACGCAAGTTCCGGAGGGACTCTCTCTTCTGCCCAGATGAGCTGGACTCCCTCTTCTCCTACTTTGACGCAGGAGCTGCTGCAGCTGGTCCACGTAGTAAGTGCTGTGAGGACTCTAGTACCCTGCTGCccactgcctttggccccagtCAGGGCAGCAGTGCAGGGGCCAGGCATGGCTCACCTGTAAGGTGGCTGAGTGTGGCCAGCCAAAGCCCCTTGCTTGGAGACTGGAGGGACTGGTGTTCCTTGCAGGGAGGACAGGGCTGGGGAGAATCTGGGGGCCAAGGAGAGCTAAGGCTGAGATAGCCTCTCAAGGGTTTGGGCTTACTTGGCCACTGGATCAGAGGCTAAGGCCATGATCCTCAAGACTGATGTATGTGAATTGCGTGTGTGGTATGCACACTGCAGTATGTGTATGTGATGTGCGTGGGTGTACACGGCATGTGCATACTTGTGTGCATGCACACTTGTGGCCTGGGCAGCTGTGTGCTGGAGCCAGCCTGAGAGACAATCCTTGGAGTTGGGGGCCCAATGCTACAAGCAGGGCTTCCTGTTAATGATTTCTTGGCACCCAGTGGTTACCCATTGCCTATGTAGAGCTTTTTGGGCAATGTAGACAGAAGGCATTGGACCCAGACCAGGAACTcagagggcgggggtggggtgatgAGGGGGTGTCCTCTGGCAGCAGAGGGCGCTGCCTCACCATCATTCCTAAGTCTGGGGCTGCCCTTGGGTAAGCCATCTGGGATTTCGCTCAGtgctggggagggatgggggtgtGCCCTGCACTTGGTGAAGACCTCACGCTGCACGGTGATCTCCCAGCATGCACTCGCCACGAACAGGCCTGAACGCCTGACTGCACGGTTATGCTTCAGTCCCTCTATCCCGCTAGGGCTGACCTGCCTGAGGGTAGGCTTCCTCTGGAGCTATGCTCTTGGGTGCGCTACTTGAGCTCCTTTGAGCTATCACTTGGTTTTCTCCCCTTCCCGCCATCCTAGGCAGAGCTCCCCTCCTCTAGGGCATTTCCCAGGGATGGATGGGCATTCTAGCCTTCCTGCAGGGCTCTGGGAGGAGTCAGGTACTCTAAGGACCTCCATCTGTCCCTGGACCCCACAGGTCTGAGCAGCGACAGTGGCTTAGGGGGCAGCTCTGATGGCAGCTCGGACGTTCTGGCCTTCAGCACAGGCTCCGTGGTGGACAGTGTCACGGAGGAGGGTGGGTGCACCCTACCTGCCTCACTGCAGCCCAGCCTGTGCCCTCCCCCGACCCTCCTTCAGGCCATGTTGCAGCCCCTGACTTTACTCCTCCCTTTAGAGGGTGCAGAGTCTGAGGAGTCCAGTGGTGAGGCAGACGGAGAGGCTGAGGCCTGGGGCCTGGCAGACGTGCGTGAGCTACACCCTGGGCTCCTGGCACACCGAGCGGCGCGCACCCGAGACCTCCCTGCGCTGGCCGCCGCGCTGGCTCACGGGGCGGAGGTCAACTGGGCTGACACAGAGGACGAGGGCAAGACGCCGTTGGTGCAGGCTGTGCTAGGGGTGAGCAGATGCGGGGAGGGCACAGGTGCGTCTTTGGCACTGGCTTCCTTATGGCGCCAACACCAGGATACCCTGTACCCTCCTGGAGACCAGCCAAAGTCCATTTCCTCAGCTGAGCCTGAACTGTCCTCGGCTCCCTAGGGCTCCCTGATTGTCTGTGAATTCCTTCTGCAAAATGGAGCAGATGTGAACCAAAAAGACAGCCGGGGCCGGGCGCCCCTGCACCACGCCACGCTCCTGGGACGCACAGGGTGAGTCTCTGGCACCCCTCCTGCCTGCGGGGGCCCAGGGTTGCCTTAGCCCACCCCGGGCTACCTGTGACTCGTCCTCTCCATACTGCAGTCAGGTGTGCCTGTTCTTGAAGCGAGGGGCTGACCAACATGCCTTGGACCATGAGCAGCAGGACCCGCTGAGCATCGCGGTCCAGGAGGCAAACGCAGACATTGTCACTTTGTGAGCGTGGGCGGGGCCACGGGGTGGGGAGAGAGCCTGGGGTCCTCAGTGAGGGGTAGAGGGGCCAccaaggtgggggaaggggcatgcCTCATCCTGCATCTCCCACAGGCTGCGTCTGGCACGCATGGCTGAGGAGATGCGAGAGGCCGAGGCGCCCCCTGGCCAGCCGGGCGCCCTGCTGGGGACCAGCCCCACGGAGCTCCAGTACCGCAGGTGCATCCAGGAGTTCATCAGCCTCCACCTGGAGGAGAGCTAGGGTGGGCGGCCGGGTCTGGCCAGAGGCTGCAGCGGGAgcctccctgtccccccaccctgcctgccctgcctctgGTGGCCCTGGGCCCGATTCCTGagagccccagggcctggccagcTCTCCTTAGAgccgccccagccccagggctTGTGAGGGACCCCAGCACTGAGTCTTAAGAAGCCCCACTTTCCCCCTGGGAGGTGCTGCATCGCCTGGCACCCCTCATCACACCTGGGGACCCCGTGTCTTCAGGTGACCCCTTTCCTGGGGACCTGGGTTGCTCACGTCACAAACCACTCTGAAGGCCCCATATCACCTTGTGCCCCTCAGATGCCCCCTCCCTCTGGGGTCTGTGTCACCTTATGCCCCTGCATCCATCCTATGTCCTCTCTGCCTTCAGGGCCTGTGTCACCTCGTGCCCCCACCTTTACTGCCGTAGAACACTGACCTGCTAGTTGGGTCCCACCTACACACCCCCAGAGCCCCTCTGCTAGGCCCTGGGGCTGGTGGCTGGCCACCAGTGCCCTTTGAGGGCAGAAGGGGCAGCCCATCCAGGGAATCAACCCGTGTACCTCACTTAGTTACCAGCATCCAGGCTGGGCTTCTCGGGTGCTGGGGGGGTGGGCTGTGGCCTGGGGCCTCAGCCCTGGCTGGACGCAGGCGTCCCAAGGCCATGTGGCTGGCCACACAGGCCCCAGTGCTGTGTGGCCGGAGACCTGTCCCTGCCTTCTCCAGAGGCTCTGGCCCAGAGCCGGTGCATAAAGGACTTTGGCACTTTCCACCCCTGCATCTGACATTCTTTGTCACAGACTGAGCAGATTTTCTACAACGACCTCTTTCTCACTTTGTCTTGCGTCTTTTCTCTGTGGATTCTTGAGGACCACCTTGACACACCTGGCTCTGCCTGCTGCTGGGGGGAGGCTCCTGCAACTCTACCCTGCCCCTCACTGGCCTCACCCCTCAAGCCGGGCCTGTGGATGGGTCCAGGGGCCCCTCAGATCACCCCCCCAGGGCCCACCAAGGCGTTCATCCTGCATTCCCCCTTCCGGGAGCCCTGGGGCAGTGGCTGGGCCTCACCCCAACTTACATCCTTGGTCTGGCCAAGGCCACTATGCAAAAGCTGTCCAGGGAGGCTCCATGGGCGGCAAGGTGGGTGCTGAGTCCCCCAACTCCCTCGCCTGTTGGCTGTGACCCCTAAAGAGCAGAATTAactccctcctttctccctgcttgagctctgcccccacctcccaccccactaCCTGCATCAGGGCCTCGGGCTGGCAGGACCTGCCCCCGCTCCAGATCACAGTTAATAAACTGCTGCTTGCATCCCTGCCTGTCATTGGCTCACCCGCCTTACTCCACTCTGTCTCATCTGGGGAGGAGGTGTCTCTGGGTCACCTAATGGTGACCCTGAGTGGGAGAGCATCCGTGCCCTGAAAGGATGCAGTAAACCAGAACGCAGCCACGGCCTGCTGGGGGCCTGCTGGGGGCCTTGGGActtcccccagccccccgcccctcttcctttctctggccTGGACTGTGCCCCCTGGAGGGCACAGTAGGGAGTGGATGCTTAGTTGTGAGAGTGGTCTGGGGCTTGTCCTGTCTCCTGGGCAAGCCCTGGCCCTGCAAGCTGGCCATGGGCACGGTGTCCTcctgtcccccagcccccacagtgCGTCTGTGGCTCCAAGGAGTGTGGATTTATAGCCAGGGGTTTTCAGCTTACGCAGGAGGGGTAACTGGGAAGCGCACACACTGTAGCCACCAGGTGGAATCACTGATTTTATTACAAAGCAGCCCAAGGCTACCAAGTACCGGCCTGGCTCTAccttccctcccacctgccctgagctgagggagGCTCTGGCTGATGCCTGCACGCACCTGCACACAGGTGATTTAGAGACACACATTAATTTATATGACGCTGACCATACAGGAACACACCCATATGGGGgaccccttccctctttctttttttaaaatatttatttatttatttatttatttatttatttattcatgagagacacagagagagaggcagagacacaggcagagggagaagcaggctccacgcagggagcccggcgtgggactctatccagggcctccaggatcacaccctgggctgaaggtggcgctaaaccgctgagccacctgggctgcccagccccctccctcttGCAACGCACACACTCACAGCAATGCACAGACTAGACACGGGAATCCAGAGCAGTAGAGACACTGCTCTGGGCATCCCTGAGTGAGGCCACCACCACTGGGCAGAGTGGCTGGGCTGATGAGAGTGTTTacccgcctgcctgcctgcctgcaggtCCAGGTGCTGCTTCCTGGGCCCTGGGTTTGGCTTAGCTGGCTGGGGGCAGCTCTGTGGGGCTGGTCTGGTTCACCCTGGGCAGCCAGGAGAGCCTTCAGGATCAGGACAAGTTCCAGCAGGTTCAGGTGTGGGGAGGCTGGGGCTCTCACTTGGCCTAACTCTTCAGCAAGGACTCCTGCCAGGGCTCCCGGGAGCGTTGTGGGGGATGAGGCTGGCAGGCCCCCCCCTGAGGATTAATGTCATTCCTGCAATCCGTGGGCAACTGGTTGGCTTCTGGTGCACCCCGGGATGCTCCTGTGGCTGCCTCTGGTGAAGGCGCCTGCACTCTGCGGAGCCAGCGACAGCCTAGTAGCAGTGCGAGGGCTATGGCATCAAGCAGCAGCTCCAGCAGCTCCAGGACAGAGAGAACAGATGAACCAAACCACAGGCTCCAGAGGCTGCCCATGGCTGAAAGCAGCTGAGGCACCTGCAAGCGTCAGTGGGTAGTGAGCTGGTGCACAGGGCTGGGCCCCGGGAGgttctgggtcctgctcccagCCCTGCTCTGGTTCCTGGTGGGCTCACCGAGTAAATGGGTGTCTCATCCACTGTCCGGTAGTTGAGCTCCTGGTAGAAGATGTTCACCTTGGCCACATGGCTCCTAGGGCAAGGCAAAGGGGTGAGGGGCTGGGTCCTGGGCCAGCCTGGCAGGGCCCCTCCTCAGGGCAGTGAAGGACAGGCTGGAAGACAGCAGGGCCAGGACCCCTGAAGGTGCATGCACCCACCTGAGGCCTGGGTTCTGGCTCAGGCTCCTGGGGTTCCGCTTGCCTAGTGCGGACAGGATCCAGTCCTGTACACAGAGGGCTCGCTGTGACCACTGCTTCTGCCAGCCCTCAGGGTGCTGGGCGGCAGGCAGGGCATGGGGACTGCAGGGCCCAGGCTGCCCTAGGGTGGGCTCCCTGGGACCTGTGAGACCCACCTGcatgcccaccccccaccccactcctgagGGGACTCACAGCTGACTTTGAGGAAGGCCACCTGGAGGTCCCAGCGGAGAGCTTGTAGGAAGACTCCCTGGGAGAGACAGGCCCCCATCACACTCCCGCGGTGCTGCTGCTACAGCAGCAATCCCCAGCTCTGGACTCCCACACTGCGCTCAcctgcagggcctggggcagcGTGAGGCGCAGGCCAGCCGGTGGGTCCCCAGGTCCCCGTAGAGGCGGTAGAAGCAGTGACCTGTGGAGGAGGGGTCACCAATGAACCCAGGAGGATCCATCCGGGGCAGGGCCTGACAGTGCTCCACCCCCTCGTGGGcgcggggctggggtggggggttgggtcTCACCCCAGCCGGGGTGCCTGGTGTAGCTGCAGTACTCGGCCCCTGACGGCAGGGGGTAGAAGTAGTAGCCGCAGGAGCAGGTCTCCACCATCAGCTGCTGGAAGCAGGACACCAGGCAGGTCTGGGGGGACAGGTGAGTGGGGAGGAACAGCCAGAGACATGAGCTGAAGGTCCTGGGGGGAACCAGCCCTCTCCTGGGGCTGTAAGAGGACTCGGTTCATCTCCTTTTCAGCGGAGCACCTGCCCTCCTTGTGCCCTCCTCCATGGTCACCCCTCCCCCTGGACCCTCCTACCTGGCTTTGCCCTGACCACCCTCTCTCCTGGCCTCCCGGGTCCCTCCTGAACGCTCCCCCCATCCTGTGGCCCCAGACTCACCTGCAGGGTATATGAGGCATTGTAGAGTAGCTGCACATCCACGCCCTCAGCACCCCTGGTGCAGTGGCTGTAGGGGCTCCCCAACCGGTGCACCTCATCCTGATGGGAGGGGACACTCTTCAGTTCCACTGTCCCCCGCCTTGATGCCCCAGGGTTGGGTAGAGAAGTGGAGCCCctcttctgccccttctcccaggaGCCCACCCACCTCTCGGATGCCAATGGTGGTCTCGGTCCCTGGCCGGACGCTGAAGCCCTGGTGCTCCAGGAAGGGCGTGTGGTCACGCCCGTGAATCATGACCTTGATGCTGGCCTCCGTGGACAGCAGAGGGACCTGGTCCTGCTG contains:
- the ACAP3 gene encoding arf-GAP with coiled-coil, ANK repeat and PH domain-containing protein 3 isoform X1; translated protein: MGELCSPGLSPEAPDPGHERGATIDEVETDVVEIEAKLDKLVKLCSSMIEAGKAYVTTNRLFVSGVRDLSQQCQGDSVISECLQRFGDSLQEMVNYHMILFDQAQRSVRQQLHNFVKEDVRKFKETKKQFDKVREDMELSLVRNAQAPRHRPHEVEEATGALTLTRKCFRHLALDYVLQINVLQAKKKFEILDSMLSFMHAQYSFFQQGYSLLHQLDPYMKKLAAELDQLVIDSAVEKRDMERKHAAIQQRTLLQVSGRVPGEGGASARPRASAPRTTPGLRAEHLREHLLEAEAGTSGTWAELDRVPRGKGAAVPLCLRSAREAGGWASSPTADTQDNTQCLLSPCEWSSVRLAGDVPAGSVNGRLRMGGEAASFLVPEPAVPTRDFSYDEPKVEFDVDAPSGVVMEGYLFKRASNAFKTWNRRWFSIQNSQLVYQKKLKDVLTVVVDDLRLCSVKPCEDIERRFCFEVVSPTKSCMLQADSEKLRQAWVQAVQASIASAYRESPDSCYSERLDRTASPSTSSIDSATDSRERSVKGESVLQRVQNVAGNSQCGDCGQLDPRWASINLGVLLCIECSGIHRSLGVHCSKVRSLTLDSWEPELLKLMCELGNSTMNQIYEAQCEGPGSRKPTASSPRQDKEAWIKDKYVEKKFLRKPPSAPAREAPRHWRVQKCQRHHSSPRAPAARRKVRLEPVLPSVAALSSAGAGERKFRRDSLFCPDELDSLFSYFDAGAAAAGPRSLSSDSGLGGSSDGSSDVLAFSTGSVVDSVTEEEGAESEESSGEADGEAEAWGLADVRELHPGLLAHRAARTRDLPALAAALAHGAEVNWADTEDEGKTPLVQAVLGGSLIVCEFLLQNGADVNQKDSRGRAPLHHATLLGRTGQVCLFLKRGADQHALDHEQQDPLSIAVQEANADIVTLLRLARMAEEMREAEAPPGQPGALLGTSPTELQYRRCIQEFISLHLEES
- the ACAP3 gene encoding arf-GAP with coiled-coil, ANK repeat and PH domain-containing protein 3 isoform X3; translated protein: MTVEFEECIKDSPRFRATIDEVETDVVEIEAKLDKLVKLCSSMIEAGKAYVTTNRLFVSGVRDLSQQCQGDSVISECLQRFGDSLQEMVNYHMILFDQAQRSVRQQLHNFVKEDVRKFKETKKQFDKVREDMELSLVRNAQAPRHRPHEVEEATGALTLTRKCFRHLALDYVLQINVLQAKKKFEILDSMLSFMHAQYSFFQQGYSLLHQLDPYMKKLAAELDQLVIDSAVEKRDMERKHAAIQQRTLLQVSGRVPGEGGASARPRASAPRTTPGLRAEHLREHLLEAEAGTSGTWAELDRVPRGKGAAVPLCLRSAREAGGWASSPTADTQDNTQCLLSPCEWSSVRLAGDVPAGSVNGRLRMGGEAASFLVPEPAVPTRDFSYDEPKVEFDVDAPSGVVMEGYLFKRASNAFKTWNRRWFSIQNSQLVYQKKLKDVLTVVVDDLRLCSVKPCEDIERRFCFEVVSPTKSCMLQADSEKLRQAWVQAVQASIASAYRESPDSCYSERLDRTASPSTSSIDSATDSRERSVKGESVLQRVQNVAGNSQCGDCGQLDPRWASINLGVLLCIECSGIHRSLGVHCSKVRSLTLDSWEPELLKLMCELGNSTMNQIYEAQCEGPGSRKPTASSPRQDKEAWIKDKYVEKKFLRKPPSAPAREAPRHWRVQKCQRHHSSPRAPAARRKVRLEPVLPSVAALSSAGAGERKFRRDSLFCPDELDSLFSYFDAGAAAAGPRSLSSDSGLGGSSDGSSDVLAFSTGSVVDSVTEEEGAESEESSGEADGEAEAWGLADVRELHPGLLAHRAARTRDLPALAAALAHGAEVNWADTEDEGKTPLVQAVLGGSLIVCEFLLQNGADVNQKDSRGRAPLHHATLLGRTGQVCLFLKRGADQHALDHEQQDPLSIAVQEANADIVTLLRLARMAEEMREAEAPPGQPGALLGTSPTELQYRRCIQEFISLHLEES
- the ACAP3 gene encoding arf-GAP with coiled-coil, ANK repeat and PH domain-containing protein 3 isoform X7; translation: MTVEFEECIKDSPRFRATIDEVETDVVEIEAKLDKLVKLCSSMIEAGKAYVTTNRLFVSGVRDLSQQCQGDSVISECLQRFGDSLQEMVNYHMILFDQAQRSVRQQLHNFVKEDVRKFKETKKQFDKVREDMELSLVRNAQAPRHRPHEVEEATGALTLTRKCFRHLALDYVLQINVLQAKKKFEILDSMLSFMHAQYSFFQQGYSLLHQLDPYMKKLAAELDQLVIDSAVEKRDMERKHAAIQQRTLLQVSGRVPGEGGASARPRASAPRTTPGLRAEHLREHLLEAEAGTSGTWAELDRVPRGKGAAVPLCLRSAREAGGWASSPTADTQDNTQCLLSPCEWSSVRLAGDVPAGSVNGRLRMGGEAASFLVPEPAVPTRDFSYDEPKVEFDVDAPSGVVMEGYLFKRASNAFKTWNRRWFSIQNSQLVYQKKLKDVLTVVVDDLRLCSVKPCEDIERRFCFEVVSPTKSCMLQADSEKLRQAWVQAVQASIASAYRESPDSCYSERLDRTASPSTSSIDSATDSRERSVKGESVLQRVQNVAGNSQCGDCGQLDPRWASINLGVLLCIECSGIHRSLGVHCSKVRSLTLDSWEPELLKLMCELGNSTMNQIYEAQCEGPGSRKPTASSPRQDKEAWIKDKYVEKKFLRKPPSAPAREAPRHWRVQKCQRHHSSPRAPAARRKVRLEPVLPSVAALSSGAGERKFRRDSLFCPDELDSLFSYFDAGAAAAGPRSLSSDSGLGGSSDGSSDVLAFSTGSVVDSVTEEEGAESEESSGEADGEAEAWGLADVRELHPGLLAHRAARTRDLPALAAALAHGAEVNWADTEDEGKTPLVQAVLGGSLIVCEFLLQNGADVNQKDSRGRAPLHHATLLGRTGQVCLFLKRGADQHALDHEQQDPLSIAVQEANADIVTLLRLARMAEEMREAEAPPGQPGALLGTSPTELQYRRCIQEFISLHLEES
- the ACAP3 gene encoding arf-GAP with coiled-coil, ANK repeat and PH domain-containing protein 3 isoform X2, giving the protein MGELCSPGLSPEAPDPGHERGATIDEVETDVVEIEAKLDKLVKLCSSMIEAGKAYVTTNRLFVSGVRDLSQQCQGDSVISECLQRFGDSLQEMVNYHMILFDQAQRSVRQQLHNFVKEDVRKFKETKKQFDKVREDMELSLVRNAQAPRHRPHEVEEATGALTLTRKCFRHLALDYVLQINVLQAKKKFEILDSMLSFMHAQYSFFQQGYSLLHQLDPYMKKLAAELDQLVIDSAVEKRDMERKHAAIQQRTLLQVSGRVPGEGGASARPRASAPRTTPGLRAEHLREHLLEAEAGTSGTWAELDRVPRGKGAAVPLCLRSAREAGGWASSPTADTQDNTQCLLSPCEWSSVRLAGDVPAGSVNGRLRMGGEAASFLVPEPAVPTRDFSYDEPKVEFDVDAPSGVVMEGYLFKRASNAFKTWNRRWFSIQNSQLVYQKKLKDVLTVVVDDLRLCSVKPCEDIERRFCFEVVSPTKSCMLQADSEKLRQAWVQAVQASIASAYRESPDSCYSERLDRTASPSTSSIDSATDSRERSVKGESVLQRVQNVAGNSQCGDCGQLDPRWASINLGVLLCIECSGIHRSLGVHCSKVRSLTLDSWEPELLKLMCELGNSTMNQIYEAQCEGPGSRKPTASSPRQDKEAWIKDKYVEKKFLRKPPSAPAREAPRHWRVQKCQRHHSSPRAPAARRKVRLEPVLPSVAALSSGAGERKFRRDSLFCPDELDSLFSYFDAGAAAAGPRSLSSDSGLGGSSDGSSDVLAFSTGSVVDSVTEEEGAESEESSGEADGEAEAWGLADVRELHPGLLAHRAARTRDLPALAAALAHGAEVNWADTEDEGKTPLVQAVLGGSLIVCEFLLQNGADVNQKDSRGRAPLHHATLLGRTGQVCLFLKRGADQHALDHEQQDPLSIAVQEANADIVTLLRLARMAEEMREAEAPPGQPGALLGTSPTELQYRRCIQEFISLHLEES
- the ACAP3 gene encoding arf-GAP with coiled-coil, ANK repeat and PH domain-containing protein 3 isoform X5 — translated: MGELCSPGLSPEAPDPGHERGATIDEVETDVVEIEAKLDKLVKLCSSMIEAGKAYVTTNRLFVSGVRDLSQQCQGDSVISECLQRFGDSLQEMVNYHMILFDQAQRSVRQQLHNFVKEDVRKFKETKKQFDKVREDMELSLVRNAQAPRHRPHEVEEATGALTLTRKCFRHLALDYVLQINVLQAKKKFEILDSMLSFMHAQYSFFQQGYSLLHQLDPYMKKLAAELDQLVIDSAVEKRDMERKHAAIQQRTLLQVSGRVPGEGGASARPRASAPRTTPGLRAEHLREHLLEAEAGTSGTWAELDRVPRGKGAAVPLCLRSAREAGGWASSPTADTQDNTQCLLSPCEWSSVRLAGDVPAGSVNGRLRMGGEAASFLVPEPAVPTRDFSYDEPKVEFDVDAPSGVVMEGYLFKRASNAFKTWNRRWFSIQNSQLVYQKKLKDVLTVVVDDLRLCSVKPCEDIERRFCFEVVSPTKSCMLQADSEKLRQAWVQAVQASIASAYRESPDSCYSERLDRTASPSTSSIDSATDSRERSVKGESVLQRVQNVAGNSQCGDCGQLDPRWASINLGVLLCIECSGIHRSLGVHCSKVRSLTLDSWEPELLKLMCELGNSTMNQIYEAQCEGPGSRKPTASSPRQDKEAWIKDKYVEKKFLRKPPSAPAREAPRHWRVQKCQRHHSSPRAPAARRKVRLEPVLPSVAALSSGAGERKFRRDSLFCPDELDSLFSYFDAGAAAAGPRKGAESEESSGEADGEAEAWGLADVRELHPGLLAHRAARTRDLPALAAALAHGAEVNWADTEDEGKTPLVQAVLGGSLIVCEFLLQNGADVNQKDSRGRAPLHHATLLGRTGQVCLFLKRGADQHALDHEQQDPLSIAVQEANADIVTLLRLARMAEEMREAEAPPGQPGALLGTSPTELQYRRCIQEFISLHLEES
- the ACAP3 gene encoding arf-GAP with coiled-coil, ANK repeat and PH domain-containing protein 3 isoform X4, with the protein product MGELCSPGLSPEAPDPGHERGATIDEVETDVVEIEAKLDKLVKLCSSMIEAGKAYVTTNRLFVSGVRDLSQQCQGDSVISECLQRFGDSLQEMVNYHMILFDQAQRSVRQQLHNFVKEDVRKFKETKKQFDKVREDMELSLVRNAQAPRHRPHEVEEATGALTLTRKCFRHLALDYVLQINVLQAKKKFEILDSMLSFMHAQYSFFQQGYSLLHQLDPYMKKLAAELDQLVIDSAVEKRDMERKHAAIQQRTLLQVSGRVPGEGGASARPRASAPRTTPGLRAEHLREHLLEAEAGTSGTWAELDRVPRGKGAAVPLCLRSAREAGGWASSPTADTQDNTQCLLSPCEWSSVRLAGDVPAGSVNGRLRMGGEAASFLVPEPAVPTRDFSYDEPKVEFDVDAPSGVVMEGYLFKRASNAFKTWNRRWFSIQNSQLVYQKKLKDVLTVVVDDLRLCSVKPCEDIERRFCFEVVSPTKSCMLQADSEKLRQAWVQAVQASIASAYRESPDSCYSERLDRTASPSTSSIDSATDSRERSVKGESVLQRVQNVAGNSQCGDCGQLDPRWASINLGVLLCIECSGIHRSLGVHCSKVRSLTLDSWEPELLKLMCELGNSTMNQIYEAQCEGPGSRKPTASSPRQDKEAWIKDKYVEKKFLRKPPSAPAREAPRHWRVQKCQRHHSSPRAPAARRKVRLEPVLPSVAALSSAGAGERKFRRDSLFCPDELDSLFSYFDAGAAAAGPRKGAESEESSGEADGEAEAWGLADVRELHPGLLAHRAARTRDLPALAAALAHGAEVNWADTEDEGKTPLVQAVLGGSLIVCEFLLQNGADVNQKDSRGRAPLHHATLLGRTGQVCLFLKRGADQHALDHEQQDPLSIAVQEANADIVTLLRLARMAEEMREAEAPPGQPGALLGTSPTELQYRRCIQEFISLHLEES